In a genomic window of Chryseobacterium sp. G0162:
- a CDS encoding response regulator — MDKKILIVDDDPRNIFALKLTLKARGYAVESCTMAQEALEILKSHPQFSVVLMDMMMPGIDGYEAVRMIRNTQEIKHIPVIAVTAQAMPEDRQKCLEAGADEYVSKPIDVDLLIMAIEKLS, encoded by the coding sequence ATGGATAAGAAAATCTTAATTGTGGATGATGACCCACGCAATATATTTGCATTGAAGCTAACCCTTAAAGCCCGTGGATATGCAGTTGAATCCTGTACAATGGCCCAGGAAGCCCTGGAAATTCTGAAGTCCCACCCTCAGTTTTCTGTTGTTCTTATGGACATGATGATGCCGGGAATAGATGGCTATGAAGCTGTAAGAATGATAAGAAATACCCAGGAAATAAAACATATTCCGGTGATTGCTGTCACTGCACAGGCAATGCCTGAAGACCGACAGAAATGTTTGGAAGCAGGAGCTGATGAGTATGTATCGAAACCAATTGATGTGGATCTTTTAATAATGGCAATAGAAAAACTTTCATAG